A portion of the Microbacterium hominis genome contains these proteins:
- a CDS encoding alpha/beta hydrolase family protein — translation MYFPTNYVWSLSVVATLNNGGFIDEVDRACKPVLLAAERGDDAGTEELYASWAAVADRLIAKAKDDEARGRRIGAGETYYRASLYTSQAERLQSPKWEGRNAAYQKSIDLLLKHVELSGIPLTPVEVPYEGSSLPGYYYRAPGDGPHPVVIQWNGLDSTKEMMYYSGFPKMLAERGISTLMIDTPGSGEALRLRGLTARHDTEVWAAAMIDWLETNAVDLDADVDRIGIVGWSLGGYYAPRALAFEKRLKLGVAWGANHNWFEVQEGRRQRDGENPVPHYWDHVFWVWGASDMDDFIEKTRGMHLNGVADQITAPLLITHGVGDRQINVKYAHQTYEQAVNAPKRELRLFDDPEGGTEHISIDNMPYVAGIIADWIAETFVELA, via the coding sequence ATGTATTTCCCCACCAACTACGTGTGGAGTCTCTCGGTCGTCGCAACGCTCAACAACGGAGGCTTCATCGACGAGGTCGACCGCGCGTGCAAGCCGGTGCTGCTGGCCGCCGAGCGTGGCGACGACGCCGGCACCGAAGAGCTCTATGCGTCGTGGGCGGCTGTGGCAGACCGGCTGATCGCCAAGGCGAAGGATGACGAAGCCCGCGGTCGGCGCATCGGCGCGGGGGAGACCTACTACCGCGCGTCGCTGTACACGTCGCAGGCGGAGCGACTGCAGTCGCCCAAGTGGGAGGGCCGCAACGCGGCCTACCAGAAGTCGATCGATCTGCTGCTCAAGCACGTCGAGCTGTCCGGCATCCCGCTCACGCCCGTCGAGGTCCCATACGAGGGATCGTCGCTTCCGGGCTACTACTACCGTGCCCCGGGTGACGGGCCCCACCCCGTCGTGATCCAGTGGAACGGCCTGGATTCGACGAAAGAGATGATGTACTACTCGGGCTTCCCGAAGATGCTCGCCGAGAGGGGCATCTCGACCCTCATGATCGACACACCCGGCTCGGGCGAGGCACTGCGGCTGCGCGGCCTCACCGCCCGCCACGACACCGAGGTGTGGGCAGCCGCGATGATCGACTGGCTCGAAACGAACGCGGTCGACCTGGACGCGGACGTCGACCGGATCGGCATCGTCGGCTGGTCGCTGGGCGGCTACTACGCGCCGCGCGCGCTCGCGTTCGAGAAGCGACTCAAACTCGGAGTCGCGTGGGGCGCGAACCACAACTGGTTCGAGGTGCAGGAGGGTCGCCGGCAGCGCGATGGCGAGAACCCCGTCCCGCACTACTGGGATCACGTGTTCTGGGTGTGGGGCGCTTCCGACATGGATGACTTCATCGAGAAGACCAGGGGAATGCACCTCAACGGGGTCGCCGATCAGATCACGGCGCCGCTGCTCATCACCCACGGTGTGGGCGACCGTCAGATCAACGTCAAGTACGCCCACCAGACATACGAGCAGGCCGTGAACGCACCCAAGCGCGAGCTCCGGCTGTTCGACGATCCCGAGGGCGGCACGGAGCACATCTCCATCGACAACATGCCCTACGTCGCCGGAATCATCGCCGACTGGATCGCCGAGACTTTCGTCGAACTCGCGTGA
- a CDS encoding fumarylacetoacetate hydrolase family protein has product MRLARWIHDGVLGEGFVVGDRVVAFADGETVADVLRDGLAAAQRRHDAIAGASGRSLADVRLLAPLVPAAVRDFVAFEEHVEGVSAAVDGHSEVVPEWYEAPTFYFTNPHTILGPGEPVAPPVTERLDFELEVAVVIGGDGGTDLTEAQAADEIFGYTIMNDWSARDLQSREMKVRLGPAKGKDFATSLGPWIVTADELQPFLDGDGFLAVRAEVFVNDVLIGEDLVSNMGWSFPTLVAYASRNSRVVAGDVLGSGTTGNGGCLAELWGRRGRIDPAPLSYGDVVRMVVEGIGELTSMVGASSPAPTLPPARPATRARTRAGSAT; this is encoded by the coding sequence ATGCGACTCGCGCGATGGATACATGACGGGGTGCTCGGCGAGGGATTCGTCGTCGGGGACCGGGTTGTGGCGTTCGCCGACGGTGAGACCGTTGCGGACGTGCTCCGCGACGGTCTTGCTGCGGCGCAGCGCCGACATGACGCGATCGCCGGCGCATCGGGCCGTTCGCTCGCCGACGTGCGCCTGCTAGCGCCACTCGTTCCCGCCGCGGTGCGCGATTTCGTCGCGTTCGAGGAGCATGTCGAAGGGGTGAGTGCCGCGGTGGACGGACACAGTGAAGTCGTACCCGAGTGGTATGAAGCGCCGACGTTCTACTTCACCAATCCCCACACGATCCTCGGCCCCGGAGAGCCGGTCGCGCCTCCGGTCACCGAGCGGCTCGACTTCGAGCTCGAAGTGGCGGTCGTGATCGGCGGTGACGGCGGCACTGACCTCACCGAGGCGCAGGCGGCCGACGAGATCTTCGGGTACACGATAATGAACGACTGGTCGGCCCGCGACCTGCAGTCGCGCGAGATGAAAGTGCGCCTGGGGCCCGCGAAAGGCAAGGACTTCGCCACGAGCCTTGGCCCGTGGATCGTGACCGCGGACGAATTGCAGCCGTTCCTCGACGGCGACGGGTTCCTCGCCGTGCGCGCGGAGGTGTTCGTCAACGACGTGCTGATCGGCGAAGATCTCGTCTCGAATATGGGCTGGTCGTTCCCGACGCTCGTCGCGTACGCCTCGCGCAACTCACGCGTCGTCGCCGGCGACGTGCTGGGCTCGGGCACTACCGGCAACGGCGGCTGCCTCGCCGAGCTCTGGGGTCGTCGGGGCCGGATCGACCCTGCACCGCTGAGCTACGGCGACGTCGTTCGGATGGTCGTCGAGGGCATCGGTGAACTCACATCGATGGTGGGTGCGAGCTCGCCCGCCCCGACGCTGCCGCCCGCCCGCCCCGCGACCCGGGCGCGCACCCGCGCGGGGAGTGCGACGTGA
- a CDS encoding DUF2470 domain-containing protein yields MAFEPDVIQAICDYMNNDPMESNLTIVQGITGDRSVAKVDLVSFDEDGADFRAFATDGATREVRIPWQRRISERPEVRQQLFALLDQATDAFGKA; encoded by the coding sequence ATGGCATTCGAACCTGACGTCATCCAGGCGATCTGCGACTACATGAACAACGATCCGATGGAGAGCAATCTCACGATCGTCCAGGGCATCACCGGCGACCGTAGTGTCGCGAAGGTCGACCTCGTGTCGTTCGACGAAGACGGCGCAGACTTCCGCGCGTTCGCGACGGACGGGGCAACGCGTGAGGTTCGCATCCCGTGGCAGCGACGGATCAGCGAGCGCCCGGAGGTGCGCCAGCAGCTGTTTGCGCTGCTGGATCAGGCGACGGATGCCTTCGGCAAGGCATGA
- a CDS encoding VOC family protein codes for MINLLSHLSFVAITSPDVEASVKFYEEQVGLTVVDRIDGSVYLRCWGDYYRYSVVVVPGSEPSLATMAWRTSSPEALEEAARRVLEAGAEGEWFEGHTLGRAFRFIGPGGHSMTLHWDVEHYRETEGDSASIYPDRPARRSKVAGAPRQLDHVTVATSDVDAFVQWYVDVLGFRFMARTVLDEAPISVFSVLTTNEKSHDLGVVLDGSTRAGRINHYAFWVDTREELLIAADTLMENGIPIEYGPNIHGIGEQTFLYYREPSTLRIELNTGGYRNYVPDWEANTWTPSQGSSNFYRNSAMPMSMTESFPAADGPSATEEGVPDEIRDALINPYAKHGRG; via the coding sequence ATGATCAATCTGCTCTCCCACCTGTCGTTCGTGGCGATCACGTCGCCGGACGTCGAGGCATCCGTCAAGTTCTACGAGGAGCAGGTGGGGCTCACTGTCGTGGACCGCATCGATGGTTCGGTGTATCTGCGCTGCTGGGGTGACTACTACCGCTACAGCGTTGTGGTGGTTCCGGGGTCGGAGCCGTCCCTTGCCACGATGGCGTGGCGCACCTCCTCGCCCGAGGCGCTGGAAGAGGCGGCTCGTCGTGTGCTCGAGGCCGGCGCCGAAGGCGAATGGTTCGAGGGGCACACGCTCGGCCGCGCGTTCCGGTTCATCGGCCCGGGTGGGCACAGCATGACCCTGCATTGGGATGTCGAGCACTACCGGGAGACCGAAGGCGACTCCGCATCGATCTACCCCGACCGTCCGGCGCGCCGCAGCAAGGTCGCGGGAGCTCCCCGCCAGCTCGATCACGTCACGGTTGCCACGAGCGACGTCGACGCCTTTGTCCAGTGGTACGTCGATGTGCTCGGTTTCCGCTTCATGGCTCGCACCGTCCTCGACGAGGCTCCGATCTCGGTGTTCTCCGTCCTCACCACGAACGAGAAGTCCCACGACCTCGGCGTCGTCCTCGACGGCTCGACGCGGGCGGGACGAATCAACCACTACGCGTTCTGGGTGGACACCCGCGAGGAGCTGCTCATCGCTGCCGACACGCTGATGGAGAACGGCATCCCCATCGAGTACGGCCCCAACATCCATGGCATCGGGGAGCAGACCTTCCTGTACTACCGTGAGCCTTCGACCCTGCGCATCGAGCTGAACACGGGTGGCTACCGCAACTATGTGCCCGACTGGGAGGCGAACACCTGGACCCCGTCGCAGGGCTCCAGCAACTTCTATCGGAACAGTGCGATGCCGATGTCGATGACGGAGTCGTTCCCTGCTGCCGATGGACCGTCGGCGACGGAGGAGGGCGTGCCCGACGAGATCCGCGACGCGCTGATCAATCCGTACGCCAAGCACGGTCGCGGTTGA
- a CDS encoding FAD-dependent monooxygenase, translating to MTAVNKVAVVGSGVAGLAAAIQLAKAGVHVDVFEAKPELSALGSGITIQGNALRVFDALGAWEDIRDAGFPFVGLTMRAPGPGAPVVATLPDLKYGGPDYPSTMGMPRPELARILLKHAQKAGANVRFASEVTGIEHHRAEQSGDDDSVEVIVNGESAGVYDLLIGADGLNSTVRRLIGIETKPEPTGMGIWRTFVSRPNEVLSSELYYGGPVFIAGYTPTGENSMYAILVEAAQDRFGISDEEATRIMLEESRAYDGPWNSIRADLENGAHANYTWFTKHLVEEPWNRGRVVIIGDAAHSCPPTIAQGAAQALEDALVLTELLVARDELDQQLWDDFHGRRIPRAKTVVDASVQLGQWQLEGNRDADPGALIFAIAQQMATPA from the coding sequence ATGACAGCAGTGAACAAGGTCGCCGTCGTCGGCAGCGGTGTCGCCGGACTGGCCGCGGCGATCCAGCTCGCGAAGGCCGGCGTGCACGTCGACGTTTTCGAAGCGAAGCCGGAGCTGAGCGCACTCGGCTCCGGGATCACGATCCAGGGCAATGCTTTGCGCGTGTTCGACGCGCTCGGCGCGTGGGAGGACATCCGCGACGCCGGGTTTCCCTTCGTCGGGCTCACGATGCGCGCGCCCGGACCCGGAGCGCCCGTCGTGGCCACGCTACCCGATCTGAAATACGGCGGGCCAGATTACCCGTCGACGATGGGGATGCCGCGCCCCGAGCTCGCCCGGATCCTTCTGAAGCACGCACAGAAGGCCGGAGCGAACGTGCGCTTCGCGTCCGAAGTCACGGGGATCGAGCATCACCGGGCCGAGCAGTCGGGCGACGACGACTCGGTCGAGGTGATCGTCAACGGAGAGTCCGCGGGCGTGTACGACCTGCTGATCGGCGCTGACGGCTTGAACTCGACAGTGCGGCGGCTCATCGGCATCGAGACGAAGCCGGAGCCGACCGGGATGGGCATCTGGAGGACATTCGTGTCGCGCCCCAACGAGGTGCTCTCGAGCGAGCTGTACTACGGTGGCCCGGTGTTCATCGCGGGCTACACCCCGACGGGCGAGAACAGCATGTACGCGATCCTGGTCGAGGCGGCGCAGGATCGATTCGGGATCTCCGACGAGGAGGCCACCCGCATCATGCTCGAGGAGTCCCGTGCGTATGACGGTCCGTGGAACTCGATCCGCGCCGACCTTGAGAACGGTGCGCACGCGAACTACACGTGGTTCACGAAGCACCTCGTCGAGGAGCCGTGGAACCGCGGGCGCGTCGTGATCATCGGCGACGCCGCGCACTCGTGCCCACCCACGATCGCACAGGGCGCTGCCCAGGCGCTCGAGGATGCCCTCGTGCTCACGGAGCTGCTCGTCGCGCGCGACGAGCTCGACCAGCAGCTGTGGGACGACTTCCACGGTCGGCGGATTCCTCGAGCCAAGACCGTGGTCGACGCGTCGGTGCAGCTGGGTCAGTGGCAGCTCGAGGGCAACCGCGACGCGGACCCCGGCGCGCTCATCTTCGCGATCGCCCAGCAGATGGCGACCCCCGCCTGA
- a CDS encoding PDR/VanB family oxidoreductase: MSSKESVLEITHLAATVVGCREVARDVLRIELAAVAETFPVWTPGSHVDVVLPDGDSRQYSLAGSPSVPDRWVLGVLIEREGRGGSRWLSEAAVQGAELTLSAPRNHFEYSGAGAPRKVFVAGGIGITPLLPMIEQAEIDGADWELHYIGRAREHMAFTEDLARYGSRVTLYPRDTTDRPDIESILLRSLPVDAYCCGPEALMEAVEELGIRHEGIDAHVERFVPRPVGEDHGYDEFDVYFDYSGIEAHVGPGQSILQVAEDAGIEVPTSCREGTCGTCETPLMSGEVVHLDSVLSVAEREASTTMMICISRARCPRLVLDL; this comes from the coding sequence ATGAGCTCGAAGGAGAGCGTGTTGGAGATCACCCATCTGGCCGCCACAGTGGTCGGCTGTCGCGAAGTCGCACGAGATGTCTTGCGGATCGAGCTTGCGGCCGTAGCAGAGACGTTCCCCGTGTGGACCCCGGGTTCGCACGTCGACGTCGTGCTTCCGGACGGCGACTCCCGGCAATACTCTCTCGCCGGCTCGCCGTCGGTGCCGGACCGGTGGGTGCTCGGGGTTCTCATTGAGCGGGAAGGCCGCGGCGGATCCCGCTGGCTGTCCGAAGCGGCTGTGCAGGGAGCCGAACTCACACTGAGCGCACCCCGAAACCACTTCGAATACTCCGGAGCGGGTGCCCCTCGAAAGGTCTTCGTCGCCGGCGGGATCGGCATCACGCCGCTGCTCCCGATGATCGAGCAAGCAGAGATCGATGGCGCCGACTGGGAACTCCACTACATCGGTCGTGCACGTGAGCACATGGCGTTCACCGAAGACCTCGCCAGGTATGGCAGCCGCGTCACCCTCTATCCGCGCGACACGACCGATCGTCCTGACATCGAGTCGATCCTGCTCCGCTCCCTACCCGTCGATGCCTACTGCTGTGGCCCCGAGGCGCTGATGGAGGCCGTCGAGGAACTCGGCATCCGACACGAAGGAATCGATGCGCATGTCGAGCGCTTCGTCCCGAGGCCGGTAGGCGAAGACCACGGGTACGACGAGTTCGACGTGTACTTCGACTACTCCGGCATCGAAGCTCACGTGGGACCGGGCCAGAGCATCCTGCAGGTCGCGGAGGACGCGGGGATCGAGGTGCCCACCTCATGCCGCGAGGGAACCTGTGGCACGTGCGAGACGCCTCTGATGTCCGGCGAAGTGGTTCACCTCGACTCCGTGCTCAGCGTGGCCGAGCGCGAGGCCTCGACCACGATGATGATCTGCATCTCGAGGGCGCGATGCCCCCGACTCGTACTCGATCTCTGA
- a CDS encoding SDR family NAD(P)-dependent oxidoreductase has translation MTGAARGMGAAEARLLARNGARVIATDLVAEAPDDFDSAGIVYRQLDVTDEQQWEELAAALRAVSDEPPLRGLINNAGITHRSRLGDTSRADWDRVLAVNVTGAFLAIQALTPLMSDGSSIVNVGSVAARSAHYPVAYTTSKWALRGLTHVAATELGPRGIRVNVIHPGFIETEMTATAPAVMRDAQLALTPMERMGHVDEVAHVAAFLLSDAAAYVSGAELPVDGAFSSSAGAKYMADRIASDHSHNS, from the coding sequence GTGACCGGAGCCGCACGCGGCATGGGCGCAGCTGAGGCGCGGCTGCTGGCCCGCAACGGCGCGCGCGTGATCGCAACTGACCTCGTGGCGGAAGCGCCCGACGACTTCGACAGCGCCGGCATCGTCTACCGCCAGCTCGACGTCACCGACGAGCAGCAGTGGGAGGAGCTCGCCGCCGCGCTGCGGGCCGTTTCCGACGAGCCGCCACTACGCGGGCTGATCAACAACGCCGGCATCACCCACCGCTCCCGACTGGGCGACACCTCCCGCGCGGACTGGGACCGAGTACTCGCCGTGAACGTGACGGGTGCCTTCCTCGCGATCCAGGCGCTCACACCGCTGATGTCCGACGGATCGTCGATCGTGAATGTCGGTTCTGTCGCGGCACGCTCCGCGCACTACCCCGTCGCCTACACGACCTCCAAGTGGGCGCTGCGCGGACTCACCCACGTTGCTGCCACGGAGCTCGGGCCCCGCGGCATCCGTGTCAACGTCATCCACCCGGGATTCATCGAGACCGAGATGACTGCGACCGCGCCGGCGGTGATGCGCGACGCGCAGCTCGCTCTCACACCCATGGAGCGGATGGGCCACGTCGACGAGGTCGCGCACGTCGCGGCGTTTCTGCTCTCGGATGCCGCCGCTTACGTCTCGGGCGCAGAATTGCCCGTCGACGGAGCGTTCTCGTCGTCGGCCGGCGCCAAATACATGGCGGACCGTATCGCCTCCGACCATTCCCACAACTCTTAG
- a CDS encoding cyclase family protein, which produces MGDVSRDAPSEDPADLDRNDPEREIAARAAAYRNWGRWGESDVLGTLNFIDPAKRLQAAALVQTGEVVSLAQSFDTDGPQKGWRRRTNPVHTMTDTGTDAERGSQGFPHGLGGADDVISMPLQCSTQWDGLGHIFDHGLAWNGRRAGDVVTSDGDLVTGIEHAASVIVSRGVLLDVGRHLVPETCELADGYAITAGDLEATASAQGSLIGRGDIVLIRTGQYARTRREGWRDYAGGAAPGLSLTTAGWLHRTEIAAIATDTWGFEVRPNEFDVQAFQPLHQVVIPNIGLTVGEMWNLDALAQMCSSRGQWDFLLSAAPLPITGAVGSPINPVAVL; this is translated from the coding sequence GTGGGTGACGTGAGCCGCGACGCGCCGAGCGAGGATCCGGCGGACTTGGACCGTAACGACCCCGAGCGAGAGATCGCGGCGCGTGCTGCTGCCTACCGGAACTGGGGACGATGGGGCGAGTCGGATGTGCTCGGCACGTTGAACTTCATCGACCCAGCCAAGCGGCTGCAGGCTGCCGCGCTCGTCCAGACGGGTGAAGTCGTGTCGCTCGCCCAATCCTTCGATACCGACGGCCCGCAGAAAGGCTGGCGGCGACGCACAAACCCGGTGCACACGATGACGGACACGGGCACGGACGCTGAGCGAGGAAGTCAGGGCTTTCCGCACGGGCTCGGTGGCGCCGACGATGTGATCTCGATGCCGCTGCAGTGTTCCACGCAATGGGACGGGTTGGGGCACATTTTCGACCACGGGCTCGCCTGGAACGGCCGCCGTGCGGGTGATGTCGTCACCAGCGACGGAGACCTCGTCACGGGCATCGAGCACGCGGCATCCGTCATCGTGTCACGAGGTGTGCTGCTCGACGTCGGCCGCCACCTGGTACCTGAGACCTGTGAACTGGCTGACGGGTACGCCATCACAGCCGGTGACCTCGAGGCGACGGCGTCCGCACAAGGGAGCCTCATCGGGCGTGGCGACATCGTGTTGATCCGGACCGGACAGTATGCGCGGACCCGGCGTGAGGGATGGCGCGATTACGCGGGGGGTGCGGCGCCGGGGCTGTCGTTGACGACGGCAGGATGGTTGCACCGCACGGAGATCGCGGCGATCGCCACCGACACGTGGGGGTTCGAAGTGCGCCCCAACGAGTTCGACGTGCAGGCTTTCCAGCCGCTGCATCAGGTCGTGATCCCGAATATCGGGCTCACGGTCGGGGAGATGTGGAATCTCGATGCGCTCGCGCAGATGTGCTCGTCCCGGGGGCAGTGGGACTTCTTGCTCTCGGCGGCGCCCTTGCCGATCACTGGGGCGGTCGGCTCGCCCATCAACCCGGTTGCCGTTCTCTAG
- a CDS encoding TetR/AcrR family transcriptional regulator, which translates to MRKKTHLRLVPPVARTVPDQTWEDGEMSQPAAESDRIRPPMQVRSRKGWENILEAGTWILENEGRDALTIAAVCARAGVAPTAIYRRVDGLAGLFWAIYDRGMEQVVHSYREGLSAAAELPAGSRERVDRIVLAMADTWESNVDFLHPIVNYSTSDDALRARGAQESLALVDQVAELLAGPDPVVSRDVARMLHQECVFRSMYGDQWLSHGPESYGDFLARLTRMAEKALFPGG; encoded by the coding sequence ATGAGGAAGAAGACTCATCTTCGCCTGGTCCCGCCGGTCGCGCGAACCGTGCCCGATCAAACCTGGGAAGATGGGGAGATGTCCCAGCCCGCTGCAGAGAGCGACCGTATCCGGCCGCCCATGCAAGTGCGCAGTCGAAAGGGCTGGGAGAACATCCTGGAAGCAGGCACGTGGATTCTCGAAAACGAGGGTCGCGATGCACTGACGATCGCGGCGGTATGCGCGAGAGCCGGTGTCGCTCCCACGGCGATCTACCGACGCGTCGACGGTCTGGCCGGCCTGTTCTGGGCGATCTACGACCGCGGCATGGAGCAGGTTGTCCATAGCTATCGCGAAGGCCTCTCGGCGGCAGCTGAGCTGCCGGCCGGATCACGAGAGCGCGTTGATCGCATCGTCCTCGCGATGGCAGACACGTGGGAGTCGAACGTCGATTTCCTCCACCCGATTGTCAACTACTCGACTTCGGATGACGCCCTCCGAGCCCGGGGGGCGCAGGAGTCGCTCGCACTCGTCGATCAAGTGGCGGAGCTGTTGGCCGGCCCCGACCCGGTCGTCAGCCGGGATGTCGCACGAATGCTGCACCAGGAGTGCGTCTTCCGGTCGATGTACGGCGATCAGTGGCTCAGCCACGGGCCGGAGAGCTACGGCGACTTCCTCGCACGACTTACTCGCATGGCTGAGAAGGCTCTGTTTCCCGGCGGTTGA